One genomic segment of Coffea arabica cultivar ET-39 chromosome 6e, Coffea Arabica ET-39 HiFi, whole genome shotgun sequence includes these proteins:
- the LOC113697373 gene encoding 12-oxophytodienoate reductase 3, with the protein MAETKSDQGSPSLFSPYKMGKFNLSHRVVLAPMTRCRAINSIPQPAMAEYYAQRATNGGFLITEGTMISPTAAGFPHVPGIFTKEQVEAWKQVVDAVHAKGAIIFCQLWHVGRASHEVYQPGGGAPISSTGKPISKRWRILMPDGSHGIYPKPRPLTTAHEIAQVVEDYRQSALNAIEAGFDGIEIHGAHGYLIDQFLKDGINDRTDEYGGSVANRCKFIVQVVQAVVSAIGADRVGVRISPAIDHLDAMDSDPLSLGLAVIERLNKLQLNSGSKLTYLHVTQPRYTAYGQTEAGRQGSEEEEAQLVRTLRKAYQGTFISSGGFTRELGVEAVAQGDADLVSYGRLFISNPDLVLRFKLNAPLIRYNRSTFYTHDPVVGYTDYPFLSNGTSGNVPQSRL; encoded by the exons ATGGCTGAAACTAAGTCAGATCAAGGAAGCCCATCTCTCTTTTCTCCATACAAGATGGGAAAGTTCAATCTGTCTCACAG GGTGGTTCTGGCGCCGATGACAAGATGCAGGGCCATAAATAGCATTCCTCAGCCTGCCATGGCGGAGTACTACGCCCAAAGAGCAACCAATGGTGGCTTTCTCATCACGGAGGGCACCATGATCTCGCCAACTGCTGCCGG GTTTCCGCATGTGCCGGGGATCTTTACAAAGGAACAAGTGGAGGCATGGAAGCAAGTGGTTGATGCAGTACATGCCAAGGGTGCTATTATTTTCTGTCAACTGTGGCACGTTGGCCGTGCGTCACATGAAG TTTATCAACCTGGTGGTGGTGCACCCATATCATCAACGGGAAAGCCTATATCAAAGAGGTGGAGGATATTGATGCCTGATGGCAGCCATGGGATCTACCCTAAACCACGTCCATTAACAACAGCGCATGAGATTGCGCAAGTTGTGGAAGATTACCGCCAGTCGGCCTTGAATGCCATTGAAGCCG GTTTTGATGGTATTGAAATCCATGGAGCACATGGCTACCTAATTGACCAGTTCTTGAAAGATGGGATCAATGATCGGACAGATGAATATGGTGGATCTGTTGCAAATCGCTGCAAATTCATTGTGCAGGTGGTTCAGGCTGTTGTTTCAGCAATTGGTGCAGATCGTGTTGGTGTCAGAATTTCCCCTGCTATTGACCATCTTGATGCCATGGACTCTGATCCACTAAGCTTAGGCCTGGCAGTGATTGAGAGACTTAACAAGCTCCAACTGAATTCAGGCTCCAAGTTAACATACTTGCACGTGACTCAACCTCGATATACAGCGTATGGCCAGACAGAAGCAGGCAGACAGGGGAGTGAAGAGGAGGAGGCCCAACTAGTGAGGACTTTGCGAAAAGCTTATCAAGGAACTTTCATTTCCAGTGGTGGGTTCACCAGAGAGCTAGGAGTTGAAGCAGTAGCTCAGGGTGATGCTGATTTGGTTTCCTATGGTCGCCTTTTTATCTCAAATCCAGACTTAGTTTTACGCTTTAAGCTAAATGCTCCTTTGATTAGGTATAATAGATCTACCTTCTATACTCATGATCCTGTTGTAGGATACACAGATTACCCTTTTCTAAGCAATGGTACCAGTGGCAATGTACCACAATCACGTCTGTAA
- the LOC113695015 gene encoding probable glucan endo-1,3-beta-glucosidase BG4, whose protein sequence is MVLATTTMMLFPIAIAGDKIDIGVCYGMVADNLPPAAEVIALYKKYSIGKLRLFDPNRDALQALKGSDIDVTLGVKNEDIPNIAASVDGARSWFTTNLQPYTNDITFAFVSVGNEAIPGEFADSIAPAMKNLQSVLSDDNLNGITVTTSVSTAVLGTSFPPSASVFSDDAKGAIVDVLNFLTIKGSPLMVNVYPYFAYASDPVHVRQDYALFTATDAVVVDGNLTYHNLFDATVDAVYWAMEKEGVHNVGVAVSESGWPSAGKGNFTTPKLASTYNKHFKQHILSKAGTPKRPGAHIEGFIFAMFNEDLKPAGVEQNWGLFYPNMKPVYPVF, encoded by the coding sequence ATGGTTCTTGCAACCACAACCATGATGCTGTTCCCAATAGCCATTGCTGGTGACAAAATTGATATAGGCGTTTGTTATGGAATGGTGGCGGACAACTTACCTCCGGCCGCAGAAGTCATTGCCCTTTACAAGAAGTATAGCATTGGCAAACTGAGGCTTTTTGATCCAAATCGAGATGCTCTACAAGCACTAAAGGGCAGTGACATTGATGTCACATTAGGCGTAAAAAATGAAGATATACCAAACATAGCAGCAAGCGTTGACGGCGCAAGATCATGGTTTACGACAAATCTACAACCTTATACTAATGACATTACATTCGCATTCGTTTCTGTGGGAAATGAGGCCATCCCAGGTGAGTTCGCAGACAGTATTGCACCAGCCATGAAAAATCTTCAGTCTGTCTTAAGTGATGACAACCTTAATGGTATAACCGTGACAACATCAGTGTCAACGGCTGTGCTAGGAACTTCCTTTCCGCCTTCAGCCAGCGTATTCTCAGATGATGCAAAGGGTGCAATTGTCGATGTTCTGAACTTTTTAACCATCAAGGGATCACCTCTGATGGTGAATGTGTACCCTTACTTCGCCTATGCATCCGATCCAGTGCATGTTCGTCAAGATTATGCACTCTTCACCGCAACAGATGCGGTGGTTGTGGATGGTAATTTGACTTATCATAACTTGTTTGATGCTACGGTAGATGCAGTGTACTGGGCAATGGAGAAAGAAGGCGTGCATAATGTGGGAGTGGCAGTTTCCGAGAGTGGATGGCCTTCTGCCGGGAAGGGGAATTTCACAACTCCAAAACTTGCGTCTACGTACAACAAGCACTTCAAGCAGCATATCTTGAGCAAGGCTGGTACACCTAAAAGGCCAGGGGCTCACATTGAAGGCTTCATTTTTGCAATGTTTAATGAAGATCTCAAGCCTGCTGGAGTAGAACAAAATTGGGGACTTTTTTATCCTAACATGAAACCTGTTTATCCAGTGTTTTGA